In Strigops habroptila isolate Jane chromosome 2, bStrHab1.2.pri, whole genome shotgun sequence, one genomic interval encodes:
- the LPCAT3 gene encoding lysophospholipid acyltransferase 5: MRVAGSGWGLAQLAEPWASSEQALRLIVSILMGYPFAFFQRYFLFQKETYLIHLYNVFTGLSIAYFNFGMQFFHSLLCVLIQFLILRLMGRTVTAVFTTFFFQMIYLMAGYYFTATDHYDIKWTMPHCVLTLKLIGLAIDYYDGGKDPEFLTPEQRQFAVRGVPTLLEVSGFSYFYGAFMVGPQFSMTDYQKLARGEMTDVPGQRPNSFVPALKRLSLGLFFLVIYTFSSQYISDEYLTSDDYMEKPFWFRCAYMLIWGKIILYKYVTCWLVTEGVCILVGLGYNGKDQNGKPLWNACANMKVWLYETTPLFTGTIASFNINTNAWVARYIFKRLKFLGNKLLSQALTLFFLAIWHGLHSGYLVCFQMELLIVIVERQIIKLIRDSPTLTTLTSITVLRPIFYVLQQANHWLFLGYSLVAFCLFTWDKWMKVYRSIYFFGHVSLFILLLVLPYIRRLLVPRKEKLKKAE; this comes from the exons ATGCGGGTGGCGGGGTCCGGCTGGGGCCTGGCCCAGCTGGCCGAGCCCTGGGCTTCGTCGGAGCAGGCGCTGCGCCTCATCGTTTCCATCCTGATGG gATATCCTTTTGCCTTCTTCCAGCgctatttccttttccagaaggAGACCTACCTCATCCATCTCTACAATGTGTTCACAGGACTCTCAATTGCTTACTTCAATTTTG GGATGCAGTTCTTTCATTCCCTGCTGTGTGTCCTAATCCAGTTCCTCATACTGAGACTAATGGGCCGCACAGTCACTGCCGTCTTCACCACGTTCTTCTTTCAGATG ATATACCTTATGGCTGGATATTATTTCACAGCCACAGACCATTACGATATCAAGTGGACAATGCCACATTGTGTCTTGACGCTCAAGTTGATTG GTCTGGCTATCGATTACTATGATGGAGGAAAAGATCCG GAGTTCCTGACCCCTGAGCAGCGGCAATTTGCTGTCCGGGGAGTTCCTACCTTGCTGGAGGTCTCGGGATTCTCCTATTTCTATGGTGCCTTCATGGTGGGGCCTCAGTTCTCCATGACAGACTATCAGAAACTGGCAAGGGGTGAGATGACTGACGTTCCAGGCCAGAGACCCAATAG ttttgtgCCCGCTCTGAAGCGCCTGAGTTTGGGTCTCTTCTTTCTGGTAATATATACCTTTTCAAGCCAGTACATCTCTGACGAATACCTCACCTCAGATGATTATATG GAGAAGCCTTTCTGGTTCCGATGTGCTTACATGTTGATCTGGGGCAAAATTATACTCTACAAATACGTAACTTGCTGGCTTGTGACG GAAGGTGTCTGCATCCTTGTTGGTCTGGGATACAATGGGAAAGACCAGAATGGAAAGCCTTTGTGGAATGCCTGTGCCAACATGAAGGTCTGGCTGTATGAGACAACACCCTTGTTCACAGGCACCATTGCTTCTTTCAACATCAACACCAATGCTTGGGTGGCCCG CTACATCTTCAAGCGTCTGAAGTTCCTGGGTAACAAACTGCTGTCACAGGCACTGACCCTGTTCTTCCTGGCCATTTGGCACGGGCTGCACTCTGGCTACCTGGTGTGCTTCCAGATGGAGCTGCTGATAGTCATCGTTGAAAGACAG atCATAAAGCTTATTCGGGACAGTCCTACCCTCACCACTTTGACCTCCATCACGGTCTTGCGGCCCATCTTCTACGTGCTGCAGCAAGCTAACCACTGGCTGTTTCTGGGTTACTCTCTGGTGGCATTTTGCCTTTTCACCTGGGACAAATGGATGAAG GTGTACAGGTCTATTTATTTCTTCGGCCACGTGTCGCTCTTCATCTTATTACTGGTGTTGCCTTACATTCGCAGACTACTGGTGCCAcgaaaagaaaagctaaaaaaagcagaataa